From Medicago truncatula cultivar Jemalong A17 chromosome 7, MtrunA17r5.0-ANR, whole genome shotgun sequence, a single genomic window includes:
- the LOC11429780 gene encoding nuclear transcription factor Y subunit C-3, with translation MDHQGHNQNPQMGVVGSGSQMPYGSNPYQSNQMTGAPGSVVTSVGGMQSTGQPAGAQLGQHQLAYQHIHQQQQQQLQQQLQSFWSNQYQEIEKVTDFKNHSLPLARIKKIMKADEDVRMISAEAPVIFARACEMFILELTLRSWNHTEENKRRTLQKNDIAAAITRTDIFDFLVDIVPREDLKDEVLASIPRGTMPVAGPADALPYCYMPPQHASQVGTAGVIMGKPVMDPNMYAQQPHPYMAPQMWPQPPEQRPPSPDH, from the coding sequence ATGGACCATCAAGGGCATAACCAGAATCCGCAAATGGGGGTTGTCGGTAGTGGCAGTCAAATGCCATACGGATCTAACCCATATCAATCAAACCAAATGACTGGGGCCCCAGGATCAGTTGTTACATCAGTTGGGGGCATGCAGTCCACTGGTCAACCTGCTGGAGCTCAGCTGGGTCAGCATCAACTTGCTTACCAGCATATCCATCAGCAGCAACAGCAGCAACTTCAGCAACAGCTGCAATCCTTCTGGTCAAACCAGTACCAGGAAATCGAAAAGGTTACTGATTTCAAGAACCACAGCCTTCCTCTGGCAAGGATCAAGAAGATCATGAAGGCTGATGAGGATGTTAGAATGATATCAGCTGAAGCACCTGTCATATTTGCAAGGGCCTGTGAGATGTTCATATTGGAGTTAACCCTGCGCTCATGGAACCACACTGAGGAGAACAAAAGGAGGACACTTCAGAAGAATGATATTGCTGCTGCAATCACTAGGACTGATATCTTTGATTTCCTGGTTGACATTGTGCCTCGTGAGGACCTGAAAGATGAAGTGCTGGCTTCAATTCCAAGAGGAACAATGCCTGTTGCTGGGCCTGCTGATGCTCTTCCTTACTGCTACATGCCACCTCAGCATGCCTCCCAAGTTGGAACTGCTGGTGTCATAATGGGCAAGCCTGTGATGGACCCAAACATGTATGCTCAGCAGCCCCATCCCTACATGGCACCACAAATGTGGCCACAGCCTCCGGAACAGCGACCACCATCTCCAGATCACTAG